The following are encoded together in the Scytonema millei VB511283 genome:
- a CDS encoding type II toxin-antitoxin system HicB family antitoxin, with protein MTAKQFKIVIEKHSDGYVAYPIGIVGAIVGQGETYEEALADVKSAITCYIEIFGETMLDDAPVEIFVTEAEVAV; from the coding sequence ATGACAGCAAAACAGTTTAAAATCGTCATTGAAAAACATTCTGACGGGTATGTTGCCTATCCTATCGGGATTGTAGGTGCAATTGTTGGACAAGGAGAGACTTATGAAGAAGCTTTAGCAGATGTGAAGTCAGCTATTACTTGTTATATTGAAATTTTTGGCGAGACAATGCTAGACGATGCTCCTGTAGAAATTTTTGTTACTGAGGCAGAGGTTGCTGTTTAA
- the rnhA gene encoding ribonuclease HI: MPISANIQSVYTDGACTGNPGPGGWAAVVYFTDGSLHEIGGSAAQTTNNRMEMQAAIAALQLIAEFSHPSAVTIHTDSEYLINGVTKWVKGWKKKGWKTAQGKPVLNQDLWETLDRLNHPSIEWRHVRGHAGIIGNERCDAIARAFASGKPPHLQQQSASNSKPTDAPNFLTPVSEIADFSSNDLIIDKSNTNSHLASNTSMIDSSTPSSISNEELPREVRVAQLRNLLETLRSADEIATKGYLITSSELADLMDVHASAVTSRGEEWRWRNWIVSRVRREGNQILWELERADAINPDDNSDHATE; this comes from the coding sequence ATGCCGATATCTGCTAACATCCAAAGCGTTTATACAGATGGAGCCTGTACGGGCAATCCTGGTCCCGGTGGCTGGGCTGCTGTTGTCTATTTTACTGATGGTTCGCTACACGAAATCGGTGGTAGTGCTGCTCAAACAACTAACAACCGGATGGAAATGCAAGCTGCGATCGCAGCCCTCCAACTTATTGCAGAATTCAGCCATCCATCTGCCGTTACCATCCATACAGACAGCGAATACTTAATCAATGGTGTCACCAAATGGGTCAAAGGATGGAAAAAGAAAGGCTGGAAAACTGCCCAAGGCAAACCCGTCCTCAACCAAGATCTGTGGGAAACGCTAGATCGACTCAATCATCCATCTATAGAGTGGCGACACGTTCGCGGTCATGCTGGTATTATTGGCAACGAGCGCTGTGACGCGATCGCCCGTGCTTTCGCTAGTGGTAAACCACCTCACTTGCAGCAGCAATCCGCCTCCAACTCTAAACCTACTGACGCTCCAAATTTTCTCACCCCTGTATCAGAAATAGCTGATTTTTCCAGTAACGATCTGATAATTGACAAGTCAAATACAAATAGCCACCTTGCCTCAAACACTTCTATGATCGATTCGTCTACTCCTTCCTCTATCAGCAACGAAGAATTACCCCGCGAAGTCAGGGTGGCTCAACTCCGCAACCTATTAGAAACGCTGCGGAGCGCCGATGAAATTGCCACTAAGGGCTATCTGATTACCAGTTCCGAACTAGCAGATTTGATGGATGTCCACGCTAGCGCTGTCACCAGCCGAGGTGAAGAATGGCGTTGGCGCAATTGGATTGTCTCTCGCGTAAGACGAGAAGGCAACCAAATTCTTTGGGAATTAGAACGCGCCGATGCAATTAATCCTGATGATAACTCCGACCACGCCACTGAGTAG
- the crtB gene encoding 15-cis-phytoene synthase CrtB, translated as MLQLPDSPSCMKKLASVEDSYELCRQITAKYAKTFYPGTLLMKEAKRRRAMWAIYAWCRRTDELVDGPAAAITTLETLDRWEQHLESVFAGHPLEDYDVALVDALRNFPLEIQPFRDMIAGQRMDLCWSRYKTFEELHLYCYRVAGTVGLMSTAVMGVDTTRDTAAWNQDKEPYIPTDEAIALGIASQLTNILRDVGEDARRGRIYIPLEDLAKFNYTEQDLFNGVVDDRWRELVRFQIRRTREIYARAEKGISYLAPSARLPVWSASILYSQILDRIERNQYDVFRQRAYVPNLQKLCSLPTALLRAQVL; from the coding sequence ATGCTGCAACTGCCTGATTCCCCCTCGTGCATGAAAAAGCTCGCCTCTGTGGAGGATTCCTACGAACTGTGTCGCCAAATCACGGCAAAGTATGCCAAGACATTCTATCCTGGCACGCTACTGATGAAAGAGGCAAAGCGCCGACGAGCTATGTGGGCAATTTATGCCTGGTGTCGCCGCACTGATGAATTAGTTGATGGTCCGGCTGCTGCCATTACCACTCTAGAAACTTTAGATCGGTGGGAGCAGCATCTAGAATCGGTGTTTGCGGGTCATCCACTGGAAGACTACGACGTAGCGTTGGTTGATGCTTTGCGGAACTTCCCACTAGAGATTCAGCCGTTTCGAGATATGATTGCCGGACAGCGCATGGATCTGTGCTGGAGCCGCTATAAAACTTTTGAAGAGTTGCATCTGTACTGTTATCGCGTTGCTGGAACGGTGGGTTTGATGTCTACAGCAGTCATGGGTGTAGATACGACAAGAGACACGGCAGCTTGGAATCAGGACAAAGAACCGTATATTCCTACAGATGAAGCGATCGCCTTAGGAATTGCGAGTCAACTGACTAATATTCTCAGAGATGTCGGGGAAGATGCACGACGTGGCAGAATTTACATCCCCTTAGAAGATTTAGCCAAATTTAACTACACCGAGCAAGATCTCTTCAATGGAGTGGTTGACGATCGCTGGCGAGAACTCGTGCGCTTTCAAATCCGTAGGACACGCGAGATTTATGCTAGAGCAGAAAAGGGAATCAGCTATCTAGCTCCTAGCGCCCGTTTGCCTGTATGGTCAGCCTCGATCCTTTACAGTCAAATTTTGGATCGAATCGAACGCAACCAATACGATGTGTTTCGGCAAAGGGCGTATGTTCCTAATTTGCAAAAGCTCTGTTCCCTACCAACAGCGTTGCTACGGGCGCAAGTACTTTAA
- a CDS encoding type II toxin-antitoxin system HicA family toxin — protein sequence MAKFPVDAPKRRVIRAFELLGFRIVREREHIVMTRNNSDGTQTPLVMPNQPQIKSGTLRAICTQIGISREDFLRTYNQS from the coding sequence ATGGCAAAATTCCCAGTAGATGCTCCTAAAAGACGAGTAATTAGAGCTTTTGAATTACTGGGTTTTCGTATAGTTCGCGAACGAGAACATATTGTCATGACAAGAAATAATTCAGATGGAACTCAAACGCCGCTTGTGATGCCAAACCAACCACAAATTAAAAGCGGTACTTTGAGAGCTATCTGTACTCAAATAGGTATTTCCCGCGAAGATTTTTTGAGGACATACAATCAAAGCTAG
- a CDS encoding CAAD domain-containing protein yields MEAQMQQIENSNPTSPEESTALSTVSSESQFSPTTQSIKKGEWIVSQVLTFLSNMFGILKDFFNRYRQAIISILIIVGAIVSLRVVLAVMDALNDVPLLEPTFQLIGIGYSAWFVSRYLLKPSTRQELAQKWQGFLGELEK; encoded by the coding sequence ATGGAAGCCCAAATGCAGCAAATCGAAAATTCAAATCCCACTTCCCCAGAGGAATCAACTGCATTAAGCACTGTGTCATCAGAATCTCAGTTTTCACCTACTACCCAATCTATTAAGAAAGGCGAGTGGATTGTATCCCAAGTCTTGACATTTTTATCCAACATGTTTGGGATCTTAAAAGATTTCTTTAATAGATACAGACAGGCAATTATCAGCATTCTGATCATTGTGGGTGCAATTGTCTCTCTGCGCGTTGTACTGGCAGTCATGGATGCGTTGAATGACGTTCCTCTGTTGGAGCCGACTTTTCAGCTGATTGGGATTGGCTACTCAGCTTGGTTTGTCAGCCGCTACTTGCTCAAACCTTCCACGCGGCAAGAATTAGCGCAAAAATGGCAAGGGTTTTTGGGTGAACTAGAGAAATAG
- a CDS encoding alpha/beta fold hydrolase produces MFPLFLPSQVQLLQQPESIALAKRIERSAIATPLHSGAIATSFVRQGEGNTPLLLLHGFDSSVLEFRRLIPLLAVQNETWAVDLLGFGFSDRSREINYNPETIKTHLYYFWKTLIDKPVILVGASMGGATAIDFALTYPQAVKHLVLINSVGFSGDFPLGQFLFFPLDYFAVEFWRQRKLQALNLGVSLGNLTPFEIDAIRCALLHTEMPSWSEAMVSFTKSGGYGEIANKIAKVDKPTTILWGDRDETLGVADAMKFQQAIAHSQLIWLKNCGHVPQVEQPEIIANYIGCI; encoded by the coding sequence ATGTTTCCTTTGTTTCTGCCATCTCAAGTGCAGTTGTTGCAGCAGCCTGAATCAATTGCTTTAGCTAAGAGAATCGAACGAAGCGCGATCGCAACTCCATTACATTCTGGAGCGATCGCGACGAGTTTTGTCCGTCAAGGTGAGGGGAATACACCCCTCCTATTGCTGCATGGTTTTGATAGTTCGGTGTTGGAGTTTCGCCGTCTCATCCCACTTTTAGCAGTACAAAACGAAACTTGGGCTGTCGATCTGTTAGGTTTTGGTTTTAGCGATCGTTCACGTGAAATCAACTACAATCCAGAAACGATTAAAACTCATCTTTATTACTTTTGGAAAACACTGATTGACAAACCAGTTATCTTAGTAGGTGCTTCGATGGGTGGGGCGACGGCGATCGATTTTGCCCTGACTTATCCTCAAGCTGTAAAACACTTGGTATTAATTAATAGTGTAGGTTTTAGCGGCGATTTTCCCTTGGGTCAGTTTTTATTTTTTCCGCTCGATTATTTTGCTGTAGAATTTTGGCGACAGCGGAAATTACAAGCATTGAATTTGGGTGTTAGTTTGGGAAATTTGACTCCATTTGAAATCGATGCAATTCGCTGTGCTTTATTACATACGGAAATGCCTAGTTGGTCGGAAGCAATGGTAAGTTTTACGAAAAGCGGCGGTTATGGAGAAATTGCAAATAAAATTGCCAAAGTCGATAAGCCAACTACAATTTTGTGGGGAGATAGAGACGAAACGTTAGGAGTGGCTGATGCGATGAAATTTCAACAGGCGATCGCGCATTCGCAATTAATTTGGTTGAAAAATTGCGGTCACGTTCCTCAAGTAGAACAACCGGAAATTATTGCTAATTATATTGGATGTATTTGA
- a CDS encoding vWA domain-containing protein translates to MKVWNPRSLLSKSAGNGTTPSILEDAVEFAENPEPRCPCILLLDTSGSMKGEPLDALNEGLRTFQQELDRDSLAKKRVEVAIVTFNSDVEIVQDFVTADDFQPPVLKAKGLTHMGEAILRGLDMLQIRKALYREHGVSYYRPWLFLITDGEPQGEAEELIEQATQRIRDDEANKHVAFFAVGVEAADMSRLSQISVRDPLKLKGLNFKELFVWLSASMQQVSQSAQMDEQLPLPPVTWTGA, encoded by the coding sequence ATGAAAGTTTGGAATCCGCGATCGCTATTGTCCAAATCCGCTGGTAATGGTACGACACCATCGATTTTAGAAGATGCAGTTGAGTTTGCTGAAAATCCCGAACCCCGTTGTCCTTGCATTTTGCTGCTCGATACTTCTGGTTCTATGAAAGGGGAACCACTGGATGCTTTGAATGAAGGCTTACGAACTTTTCAACAAGAACTCGATCGCGATAGCTTAGCAAAAAAGCGAGTCGAAGTAGCGATCGTCACGTTTAATAGCGATGTTGAAATTGTCCAAGATTTTGTCACGGCTGACGATTTTCAACCACCAGTGCTAAAAGCGAAAGGCTTAACGCACATGGGCGAAGCAATTTTGCGGGGATTGGATATGCTTCAGATTCGTAAAGCGTTGTACCGCGAACATGGAGTTTCCTACTACCGTCCGTGGCTATTTTTGATCACCGATGGTGAACCTCAAGGAGAAGCCGAGGAATTGATCGAGCAAGCTACCCAAAGGATTCGAGATGATGAAGCAAACAAGCACGTAGCCTTCTTTGCTGTTGGTGTAGAAGCGGCTGATATGAGTCGCCTCAGTCAAATTTCCGTGCGCGATCCCCTCAAACTCAAAGGGCTAAACTTTAAAGAGTTGTTTGTTTGGCTCTCGGCAAGTATGCAACAAGTTTCTCAGTCAGCTCAGATGGATGAACAATTGCCTTTACCTCCAGTGACTTGGACTGGAGCATAG
- the cruG gene encoding 2'-O-glycosyltransferase CruG — protein sequence MADWSNLINGIFLGLLLLQVPAAAILLSRLLKGPSRHPPLIPRTPTPDMLGSVSVVVPTLNEAERISPCLAGLSRQSYEVREIAIVDSNSQDGTRELVKAAQQQDPRFQLLTDDPLPPSWVGRPWALHNGFLQTSERSKWFLGVDADTQPQPGLVASLVQTAETEGYDLVSLSPQFILKYPGESWLQPALLMTLLYRFDSAGVDAQVAERVMANGQCFLCRRSVLAAVGGYTSARNSFCDDVTLARNIAASGFKVGFLDGAKVFKVRMYEGARETWQEWGRSLDLKDASPAAQLWCDLWLLFSVQALPLLILFACLLFPNPVRAGLTELFVRPEGSLVNLPLQISVPVLANLGLNAFLLAIRFALLFAIAPSYDRSQAKGGWLFWLSPLADPLAVLRIFLSAFRTPTQWRGRSYHQD from the coding sequence GTGGCTGACTGGTCGAACTTAATCAACGGAATATTTCTAGGTTTGTTGCTGCTGCAAGTACCAGCAGCGGCAATTTTACTATCACGCCTGCTGAAAGGTCCCAGTCGTCATCCTCCCTTGATACCCCGCACTCCTACCCCAGATATGCTTGGTAGCGTCAGTGTAGTCGTGCCAACGCTGAATGAAGCGGAACGGATTAGTCCCTGTTTGGCAGGATTAAGTCGGCAAAGTTACGAAGTCCGAGAAATTGCGATCGTCGATAGTAACTCTCAGGATGGGACGCGGGAATTAGTCAAAGCTGCCCAACAGCAAGACCCTCGGTTTCAACTCCTGACGGACGATCCCCTTCCGCCTAGCTGGGTGGGTAGACCTTGGGCTTTGCACAACGGCTTTTTGCAGACTTCAGAACGAAGCAAGTGGTTTTTGGGCGTAGATGCCGATACTCAACCCCAACCTGGTCTAGTTGCGAGTTTAGTCCAAACGGCTGAAACTGAGGGTTACGATCTGGTGTCACTCTCGCCTCAGTTCATTCTTAAATATCCTGGAGAAAGTTGGCTGCAACCAGCATTGTTAATGACGCTGTTATATCGCTTCGATTCTGCTGGTGTGGATGCTCAGGTAGCAGAACGAGTGATGGCGAACGGGCAATGTTTTTTATGCCGTCGTTCGGTATTGGCAGCTGTAGGCGGCTATACGAGTGCGAGAAATTCTTTTTGCGACGATGTCACCTTAGCCAGAAATATTGCTGCTAGCGGCTTCAAGGTAGGGTTTCTCGATGGAGCTAAGGTATTCAAAGTCCGCATGTATGAGGGAGCCAGGGAGACTTGGCAAGAGTGGGGGCGATCGCTCGATCTTAAAGATGCTTCCCCCGCCGCTCAACTCTGGTGCGATCTGTGGCTGCTGTTTTCGGTGCAAGCCCTGCCCTTATTAATTCTCTTTGCTTGTCTCTTATTTCCAAATCCTGTACGGGCAGGTTTAACGGAATTGTTTGTTCGTCCAGAGGGATCTCTGGTAAACCTGCCCCTACAAATCTCGGTTCCCGTGTTGGCAAATTTGGGATTAAATGCTTTCCTACTGGCGATCCGCTTCGCCCTCTTATTTGCGATCGCCCCTTCCTACGATCGCAGCCAAGCTAAGGGAGGTTGGTTATTTTGGCTGTCTCCCTTAGCCGATCCGCTAGCGGTGTTGAGAATTTTCCTCTCGGCGTTTCGCACTCCTACTCAGTGGCGTGGTCGGAGTTATCATCAGGATTAA
- a CDS encoding thioredoxin family protein: protein MILEQEIKLEELISSSELPVLAVFSAPGCGPSRLLDAVLADAISHLPQKPQIVRIDSEQNSALSDRYQVHALPTLLIFKNGQLIGRIEEERIEDLLPAAHLLQRLQAIL, encoded by the coding sequence ATGATACTCGAACAAGAAATAAAATTAGAAGAGCTGATTTCTAGCTCAGAATTACCAGTTTTAGCTGTATTTTCTGCTCCTGGCTGCGGTCCCTCTCGATTGCTAGATGCTGTTTTAGCAGATGCAATCTCTCATTTACCGCAAAAGCCGCAAATTGTTAGAATTGACAGCGAACAAAATTCAGCTTTGTCCGATCGATATCAAGTTCATGCATTGCCTACGTTATTAATTTTTAAAAACGGGCAGTTAATAGGCAGAATTGAAGAAGAGAGGATAGAAGATTTACTGCCAGCAGCGCACCTACTGCAACGTTTACAGGCAATATTATGA
- the malQ gene encoding 4-alpha-glucanotransferase translates to MPTFPRAAGILLHPTSLPGRFGIGDLGLAAYRLIDFLSNSYQQLWQVLPLGPTGYGNSPYMCYSAMAGNPLLISPEQLQENGLLSEADFANLPEFEGDRVEYDRAIEIKIPLLRKACENFRNNASELQQQEFAGFCRAKAYWLDDYALFMALKDALEGKSWYDWEPEIARRQPEAMEKWRQQLDGEIFYQKFIQFEFFQQWSKLKRYANMHGIQIIGDIPIYVAHDSADVWANPEIFCLDEETGAAALMAGVPPDYFSVTGQLWGNPVYNWEALQQQHFKWWVQRFEAMLDYVDIIRIDHFRGFESYWAVKEGETTAINGEWIEAPGVELFEAIAQQLGKLPVLAEDLGIITPEVEALRDRFEFPGMKILQFAYGSDAANPYLPFNYPRNCVVYTGTHDNDTSVGWFNTASDYEKQRLLLYMGCISPDGIHWDLIRLAFSTTANQAIIPLQDILGLGSEARMNVPSQAEGNWAWRYQPEVLTQELSDRLKLYTELYGRAPQVTHGG, encoded by the coding sequence ATGCCGACTTTTCCCAGAGCCGCTGGAATTTTGCTGCATCCGACTTCCCTGCCTGGTCGCTTTGGTATTGGCGATCTCGGTTTAGCTGCTTACCGTTTGATCGATTTTTTAAGCAATAGTTACCAGCAACTCTGGCAGGTCTTACCTTTGGGACCTACGGGCTACGGTAATTCTCCTTATATGTGCTATTCGGCAATGGCGGGAAATCCGTTGTTAATTAGCCCAGAACAATTGCAAGAAAATGGATTGCTCAGCGAAGCAGATTTTGCCAATTTACCTGAGTTCGAGGGCGATCGCGTAGAATACGATCGCGCGATTGAAATTAAAATTCCTTTATTACGTAAAGCCTGCGAGAATTTTCGCAATAACGCCTCAGAGTTACAGCAGCAAGAATTTGCTGGTTTTTGTAGAGCCAAAGCCTACTGGCTAGATGACTACGCCCTGTTTATGGCGCTCAAAGATGCCTTAGAGGGTAAGAGTTGGTACGATTGGGAACCAGAAATCGCCCGTCGTCAACCGGAAGCAATGGAAAAATGGCGACAGCAGTTAGATGGCGAAATTTTTTATCAAAAATTCATTCAGTTTGAATTCTTCCAACAGTGGTCAAAACTGAAACGCTATGCCAACATGCATGGCATTCAAATCATTGGCGATATTCCCATCTACGTAGCGCATGACAGTGCTGATGTCTGGGCAAATCCCGAAATCTTCTGTCTGGATGAGGAGACAGGCGCGGCGGCGCTGATGGCGGGAGTTCCCCCCGATTATTTCAGTGTCACGGGGCAGTTATGGGGCAATCCCGTATACAACTGGGAGGCATTGCAGCAACAACACTTCAAATGGTGGGTGCAACGATTTGAGGCAATGTTGGATTACGTCGATATCATCCGCATCGACCACTTTAGAGGTTTTGAGTCGTACTGGGCAGTTAAAGAAGGCGAAACTACCGCAATTAACGGTGAGTGGATTGAAGCGCCAGGGGTAGAATTATTTGAAGCGATCGCCCAGCAGTTAGGTAAGTTACCCGTCTTAGCTGAAGATTTAGGAATTATTACTCCAGAGGTGGAAGCATTACGCGATCGGTTTGAATTTCCAGGCATGAAAATTTTACAATTTGCCTATGGTTCCGATGCTGCAAATCCTTACTTGCCTTTCAATTACCCCCGCAACTGCGTAGTCTACACCGGAACTCACGATAACGATACGAGTGTAGGATGGTTTAACACCGCATCCGACTACGAAAAACAGAGACTTTTACTTTACATGGGATGTATTAGTCCTGACGGCATTCATTGGGATTTGATTCGCTTAGCGTTTAGTACTACGGCAAATCAAGCCATCATTCCCTTACAGGATATTTTAGGCTTGGGGAGCGAAGCGAGAATGAACGTCCCCAGTCAAGCTGAAGGTAACTGGGCTTGGCGCTATCAACCCGAGGTGTTAACGCAAGAATTAAGCGATCGCCTGAAGCTTTATACCGAACTGTACGGACGCGCCCCGCAGGTGACGCATGGGGGATAG
- the cruF gene encoding gamma-carotene 1'-hydroxylase CruF encodes MNQLVRAERICLIGHIASKAFGLAGLLLVVPHAEAILSAIAASGQNVFQWSVERSMAGGGVIDILFGLIAVSIYAYRTLGIKLWLTFMLPAVCISLSSELLGTGTGFPFGDYSYLSGLGYKIAGLVPFTIPLSWFYMGLSAYLIARVALQTVKPMWLRHVGAVLLGAMLFTSWDFALEPAMSQTSFPFWYWHQPGAFFGTPYQNYAGWFGTSALFMAVAAFLWGKVSLQLKRSQLNIPLVVYLSNVAFAAGISLAAGYWLPVSLSVVFGVIPALLLWWMAQPNVTKPAIEETHGMSVAPVEVALK; translated from the coding sequence ATGAACCAACTTGTTAGAGCTGAACGCATCTGCTTAATTGGTCATATTGCATCAAAAGCCTTTGGACTAGCAGGACTATTGCTAGTCGTTCCTCATGCTGAGGCAATTTTAAGCGCGATCGCCGCTTCAGGACAAAACGTTTTCCAGTGGAGCGTAGAGCGATCGATGGCAGGGGGTGGAGTGATTGATATCCTGTTTGGATTAATTGCCGTCTCCATTTATGCCTATCGAACGCTAGGAATAAAACTTTGGTTAACGTTTATGCTGCCAGCAGTGTGTATTTCTTTAAGCAGTGAATTACTGGGAACGGGTACGGGCTTTCCCTTTGGAGACTACAGCTACTTGAGTGGCTTGGGTTATAAAATTGCTGGGTTAGTGCCATTTACCATTCCCTTATCCTGGTTCTATATGGGGCTTTCGGCATACCTGATCGCGCGGGTAGCCCTACAAACAGTAAAACCGATGTGGCTGCGTCATGTGGGAGCTGTGCTGTTAGGCGCGATGCTATTTACCTCATGGGATTTTGCCCTCGAACCAGCTATGAGTCAGACGAGCTTCCCTTTCTGGTATTGGCATCAACCAGGAGCTTTCTTTGGCACGCCGTATCAAAATTATGCTGGTTGGTTCGGTACGAGCGCCCTATTTATGGCAGTCGCCGCTTTTTTGTGGGGTAAAGTATCGCTGCAACTCAAGCGATCGCAACTGAACATTCCTTTGGTGGTATACCTTAGTAATGTTGCCTTCGCAGCAGGGATTAGCTTAGCGGCGGGATACTGGCTACCTGTGTCCTTAAGCGTCGTTTTTGGAGTCATACCCGCCCTACTACTGTGGTGGATGGCGCAACCAAATGTGACAAAACCTGCAATCGAAGAGACCCACGGTATGAGTGTCGCTCCTGTAGAAGTGGCGCTGAAGTAG
- the pds gene encoding 15-cis-phytoene desaturase has translation MRVAIAGAGLAGLSCAKYLTDVGYTPIVLESRDVLGGLVAAWQDADGDWYETGLHVFFGAYPNMLQLLKELGIEDRLQWKKHTMIFNQPEKPGTYSRFDFPNLPAPFNGIAAILRNNDMLTWGEKIQLAKGLVPAMLRGQKYVEQTDKYTFSEWLKLQGVSEDVQQDIFIAASKSLNFINPDEISATVLLTALSRFLQQKDGSKMAFLDGSPPERLCQPMVDYITKRGGEVRLNAPLKEILLNPDGTVKGFAIRGLNGAADYVETADLYVSATSVDVLKKLLPTPWKQTEYFQQLNGLEGVPVINIQLWFDRKLTDIDQLLFSRSPLLSVYADMSNTCREYADPDRSMLELVLAPAQDWINKSDEEILQVTLTELEKLFPQHFGGDNPAGLRKYHVVKTPRSVYTATPGRQQYRPSQASPISNFYLSGSYTMQPYLGSMEGAVLSGKLTAQAIARAASEVNSQTSTPTLNTQPATNAATA, from the coding sequence ATGCGAGTAGCGATCGCTGGGGCAGGACTCGCAGGGCTTTCCTGCGCTAAATATCTGACTGATGTGGGTTATACCCCCATCGTCCTAGAAAGCAGAGATGTACTAGGTGGATTAGTCGCAGCATGGCAAGACGCAGATGGCGACTGGTATGAAACGGGGCTGCACGTCTTTTTTGGGGCATATCCCAACATGTTGCAGCTGTTAAAAGAATTAGGGATTGAAGATCGCTTGCAGTGGAAAAAACACACGATGATCTTCAATCAACCGGAAAAGCCAGGGACTTACAGTCGCTTTGATTTTCCTAACTTGCCAGCTCCCTTCAATGGAATCGCCGCAATTCTGCGGAATAACGACATGCTAACCTGGGGGGAAAAAATTCAACTGGCGAAGGGACTAGTCCCAGCGATGCTGCGGGGACAAAAGTATGTCGAGCAAACCGACAAGTATACCTTTTCTGAATGGTTGAAGCTTCAAGGTGTGAGCGAAGACGTGCAGCAAGACATCTTTATTGCCGCTTCTAAGTCACTCAATTTCATCAATCCTGATGAAATCTCAGCTACCGTGCTTCTGACGGCGCTCAGCCGCTTTTTACAGCAAAAAGATGGCTCGAAAATGGCATTTTTAGACGGTTCTCCGCCAGAGCGCCTGTGTCAGCCGATGGTAGATTACATTACTAAACGCGGCGGTGAAGTGCGGTTGAATGCGCCTCTCAAGGAAATATTACTGAACCCTGATGGTACGGTAAAGGGATTTGCCATCAGAGGCTTGAACGGTGCAGCAGACTACGTAGAAACAGCAGATTTATACGTCAGTGCCACATCTGTAGACGTGCTGAAAAAATTACTTCCAACTCCTTGGAAACAAACAGAGTATTTCCAGCAGTTAAATGGGTTAGAAGGCGTACCCGTGATTAACATTCAGTTGTGGTTCGATCGCAAATTGACAGACATAGACCAGCTATTATTTTCGCGATCGCCACTGTTAAGCGTATATGCCGACATGAGCAATACTTGTCGCGAATATGCCGATCCCGACCGCTCGATGCTGGAATTAGTCTTGGCTCCGGCTCAAGATTGGATTAACAAATCCGACGAAGAGATTTTACAGGTAACTCTAACAGAGCTAGAAAAACTGTTTCCGCAACACTTTGGCGGCGATAATCCCGCTGGGTTGCGAAAATATCATGTCGTAAAAACACCTCGCTCCGTGTACACAGCAACACCAGGACGACAACAATATCGTCCCAGTCAGGCATCGCCAATTAGCAATTTTTACTTATCTGGTAGTTACACCATGCAACCTTATCTAGGTAGTATGGAAGGTGCTGTACTTTCTGGTAAGCTGACAGCGCAGGCAATTGCTAGAGCTGCTAGCGAAGTGAATTCCCAAACCAGTACGCCCACGCTCAATACTCAGCCTGCAACAAATGCTGCAACTGCCTGA
- a CDS encoding MarC family protein: protein MSSLIIRTFLTLFVVIDPIGLAPIFVTLAGNRSSQEQIKIAQKAVLVAGGIVLAFALVGSLLLSYLHISIEAFQVAAGVLLFKIAVDMVFAQRERETEAEEKEAQLRQDISVFPLAIPLIAGPGTLASVLILVNEASTYTLGLIVVLAIAAVVLLTAYIFLCLSPRLARILGQTGVNVVTRVLGVLLAALAVQYIANGITVLLKSALKV, encoded by the coding sequence GTGTCTTCCCTCATTATTAGAACATTTTTAACTTTATTTGTCGTGATCGACCCCATCGGCTTAGCGCCTATTTTCGTCACTTTAGCCGGAAATCGTTCTTCTCAAGAGCAAATCAAGATCGCCCAAAAAGCAGTTTTAGTCGCTGGCGGAATTGTATTAGCTTTTGCTTTAGTAGGTTCTCTATTACTGAGTTACTTACACATCAGTATTGAAGCTTTTCAGGTTGCAGCTGGGGTATTACTATTTAAAATTGCGGTAGACATGGTGTTTGCTCAACGGGAACGCGAGACAGAAGCAGAAGAAAAAGAGGCACAGCTCAGACAAGATATTAGCGTTTTTCCCCTAGCGATTCCGTTGATTGCTGGTCCTGGTACATTGGCTAGCGTACTGATTTTGGTGAATGAGGCTAGCACCTATACTCTCGGTTTAATTGTTGTATTAGCGATCGCCGCAGTTGTACTGTTAACTGCCTACATTTTTCTCTGTCTGTCGCCCCGTTTAGCAAGAATTTTGGGACAAACGGGAGTGAATGTCGTCACGCGGGTTTTGGGAGTCTTACTAGCTGCTTTAGCCGTACAGTATATTGCTAACGGGATTACTGTTTTACTTAAAAGTGCTTTGAAGGTTTAG